In Thermococcus thioreducens, a genomic segment contains:
- a CDS encoding Sjogren's syndrome/scleroderma autoantigen 1 family protein: MKGPTEEEMRTVLMPLMLSGAKMLDKHCPRCGSPLFEKDGRVFCPICEHRKKQRQAEMRGVEERLLEKLNELANSLPDEIDELEKHLRAMEKIIELLEKYRKLEGGG; this comes from the coding sequence TTGAAGGGCCCAACAGAGGAGGAGATGAGAACCGTCCTCATGCCCCTCATGCTCTCCGGGGCGAAGATGCTTGACAAGCACTGCCCCAGGTGCGGCTCACCTCTCTTCGAGAAGGACGGCAGGGTTTTCTGTCCGATATGCGAGCACAGGAAGAAACAGAGGCAGGCCGAGATGAGGGGCGTTGAGGAGCGCCTCCTGGAGAAGCTGAACGAACTGGCAAACTCCCTCCCGGATGAGATAGACGAGCTTGAGAAACACTTAAGGGCAATGGAGAAGATAATAGAACTGTTGGAAAAATACCGGAAACTGGAGGGGGGAGGATGA
- the trmBL2 gene encoding HTH-type transcriptional regulator TrmBL2 produces MVKDRMVELLQEHFELNLYEARAYVALVGFGVLTPAELASVSEVPAPRTYDVLRSLEKKGFAISQPGKVNKYRPVHPQNILEKFIEEWQERVAEELEAKKKAKEELLELMSPLIETEIPKYGVEKVWVVRGIRNATLKTKEMFEEVKEQILLADDGYIAINLEGDIIKAIDNGAKAKIIVTENVYHRLSASKILDYYKAGKLELKVIDKLELPMLICDDEVFFALEDMAARYFNYETQIWIKDFRVKALFEGKFNEYWEKAKKA; encoded by the coding sequence ATGGTTAAGGACAGAATGGTTGAGCTCCTTCAGGAGCACTTTGAGTTGAACCTCTACGAAGCAAGGGCGTACGTGGCTCTGGTGGGCTTCGGCGTCCTCACTCCGGCAGAGCTGGCAAGCGTTTCCGAAGTTCCCGCGCCGAGAACCTACGACGTCCTCAGGAGCCTGGAAAAGAAGGGCTTCGCCATCAGCCAGCCGGGCAAGGTCAACAAGTACAGGCCCGTCCACCCGCAGAACATCCTTGAGAAGTTCATCGAGGAGTGGCAGGAGCGCGTCGCTGAGGAGCTTGAGGCCAAGAAGAAGGCCAAAGAGGAGCTCCTTGAGCTCATGAGCCCGCTCATCGAGACAGAGATTCCGAAGTACGGTGTCGAGAAGGTCTGGGTCGTCAGGGGCATAAGGAACGCCACCCTCAAGACCAAGGAGATGTTCGAGGAGGTCAAGGAGCAGATCCTCCTTGCCGACGACGGCTACATTGCCATCAACCTCGAAGGCGACATCATAAAGGCCATCGACAACGGCGCCAAGGCCAAGATAATCGTCACCGAGAACGTCTACCACAGGCTCAGCGCTTCCAAGATACTTGACTACTACAAGGCCGGCAAGCTTGAGCTCAAGGTCATAGACAAGCTTGAGCTCCCAATGCTCATCTGCGACGACGAGGTCTTCTTCGCCCTTGAGGACATGGCGGCAAGGTACTTCAACTACGAGACCCAGATATGGATCAAGGACTTCCGCGTTAAGGCGCTCTTTGAGGGCAAGTTCAACGAGTACTGGGAGAAGGCCAAGAAGGCCTGA